The Chryseobacterium sp. LJ668 genome segment GTTTTTTTATGAAATAGATAATGCTAGAAAAATTCGATGTAAATATTTTCGCCGACATTTAATCCGAAAAGGGTTTTGGCGCCGTTCTTTTTACTGCCTTTGTAAATGGTTAATTCGAGTTGCTGACTGTCATTGAAAATAGCTGCAGACTGCCCATGGTATTCGGTTTCTCTGTCCCAGTCTGCAACTACCTCGGTATGACTATAGTAGATTTTCGATAAACTTAAGTTTCTGAACTTTATTGTGAATTTTTCGAAACCTTTTGCCAAAGTTTCAAAGAATTCTCTACTGATATTTGATATTATATTTCCGAAATTATCAATGTACATTACTTCGCCGATAATCATTTTTTCTGCCTCGTTATAAACAGGTTTTGGAAATAAAAGCTGCTTTACATCTTCTATTTTTCTTCCAATGACTTCCGGAAGTCCACCATTTGCTAAATGTACCGCAACGGGAACGAAAACATCCGTAGAAGTAAAATTGACGATATCATCAAATCTGTTGTTCAGCGTAATTTCGTAGATCGCTTCAGGTTTAATATCGAAAAAAATCAAGCTTAATAAACCGTTGTCCGAAGCCAAAAAATACGAGCCGTCTGCTTTGTACACAATATTTCTCCTTGACTTGTGAAAAAAGCTGTCGACTGCTACGATATGAATAGTTCCTTTTGGAAAATAAGGATAGGCATTTCTTACAATATAAGAAGTCTGAATAAGATTATATGCCTGAATATCATGACTGATGTCGATGCTGTTTACCTGAGGATTCAAAGACAGGATTTTCCCTTTCATAGCCGAAACTCTGTAATCTAAACGTCCGAAATCTGAAGTAAGGGTAATAATTGACATGAATAATCTGATAGAACTGCAAATTTATCTAAAATAAAAGAAAAGAATTAAATAATGTGGATAAGAATTTGATTTAAATCCGAAAAAAAACTTTTAAATTTAAAATCTAAAATAAAATGTTTGCATGTTTGAATTAACGTATGATTTAGAAGATATTGATTCGAAAAACTTCTACGGAGTTAATAACCAATATTTCAATTTAATAAAATCCAGCTTTCCAACGCTTAAAATTACCGGCAGAGATCACCACATTTTTGCTATGGGAAATCAGGAAGCATTAGATATATTTAAACAGAAACTCGATGATATTGTGAGTTTCATTTCAAAAAACAATTCTATAGGGCTCAAAGATGTAGAAAACTTTCTGAATCTTAAAGATGAGAACGAAAAACATTTAGTTTTCGATCAGGATATCATTGTAAAAGGCGTTAACGGAAAAATAATTAAAGCAAAAACAACCAACCTCAAACGACTGGTTAAAGAAACCGAAAAAAAAGATATGGTTTTTGCGATAGGCCCTGCAGGAACAGGGAAAACATATACGAGTGTTGCTTTAGCTGCAAGGGCATTAAGAGATAAGGAAGTAAAGAGGATCGTTTTGACGAGACCAGCAGTAGAAGCCGGTGAAAGCCTCGGATTTTTACCCGGAGATCTGAAGGAAAAGCTTGATCCGTATTTACAGCCATTATATGATGCACTTCGCGACATGATTCCGCATGAAAAACTGGAAGGTTTTATGGAGAAGAAAATCATCGAGGTTGCTCCGCTGGCTTTCATGAGAGGGCGTACTCTTGATGATGCTTTTGTAATTTTGGATGAAGCTCAGAATACAACCCACGCTCAAATGAAAATGTTTCTGACGAGAATGGGGATGAATGCTAAATTTATTATCACGGGCGATCCGACACAAATCGATTTACCGCCAAAACAGCATTCCGGCTTAAAAGAAGCTATGAGAATTCTGAAAGATGTTAAAGAAATTGGTTTTGTATATCTGACAGAGGAAGATGTAGTACGTCATCCTGTGGTGAAAAAAATTATTTTGGCTTACAACGAAGAAGATAAAAAGACGAGGGAATAAAGTATATATGATATTTTCCATAAATGCTTAAAAATATTTTGCGAATCCATAAAAAGTGATATATTTGCGATCATAAAATTTGTTAAAACTTTAAACTATGAAAAAATTATTATTGGTTGCTGCTTTTGCTTTTTTAGGTAACGTAGCGGTGAAAGCTCAAGAAGTAAGATTCGGCGCAAAAGCAGGATATTCTATGTCTACAATTAAATATGAAAGCGATTTGGGATCTGAAAGTTCTGATCCTGTTCATACTTTTTATGTTGGAGGTTTAGTAGAATATAAATTAAGTGATAAATTTGGTATTCAGGGAGAAGTATTATATTCACCACTAGGAGGTAAATACGTAATTAAAGAAGAGGATGAAGACGATCCAGATACCTTTTTTAACTTGAAAACAAAAACTACTTTAGGTACTTTATTGATTCCGGTTTCTGCAAAATATTTTATAACTGAAAATCTTTCAGTTTCTGCAGGTGCAAGTTTTGGGGTAATTCTTTCAGCTAAGCAAGAAACAGTATTTGATGGAGGTTTTAATATTCCTGGTGTCGAGATTGGTACAGATAATGAAATGGATATTAAAGATCAGACAAACACATTAAATATTGCTCCTTTCATCGGTGCAGAATATATGTTGGAAAATGGATTATTCTTTGATGCAAGATATAACTTAGGTGTTTCTAATCTTGCTAAAAATCCAGAATTTAATGAAACAGCTAAGAACAGCTTTTTACAAGTTGGTGTAGGTTTCAAATTCGGAGGAAACTAGATTTAAAATAACATACAGATTATTAAGCAGAACAATTTTTGTTCTGCTTTTTTTGTGGTGTGGTACCTTGCGGCATCTGTTTTGCTATTATGTGAATCATAATGTTAATAACAAATTTTTAATTAATAACTATGAAAAAACTATTATTACTGGGTGCATTTGCTTTCTTTGGCAGTGCAGCTCATGCACAGGAAGGTTTAAAACTGGGGGGTCATATCGGGGCTCCGGTAGGTGATGCAAGCAAATATGCGTCTTTCACATTTGGTGTGGATGGTGCTTATATGTGGAATATTGCTAAAAACTTTGATCTTGGTGTAGCGACAGGATATTCGCATTTTGTTGGTAAAGATTATGATTTTAAAGGTAACAGATATAAATCGGATGACTTTGGTTTTATACCTGTTGCAGTAGCCGGAAAGTACAGATTTGCTAAAGCTCCTATTTTTGTTGCATTAGATTTAGGATATGCTGTTTCTGTAAAAGATGGGGTAGACGGTGGATTGTACGCACAACCAAAATTTGGTTATAAGACGACTAAGTTAGAATTGTATGTAGGTTATCAGACTATTGGAAGCAGGAGAGATTTTGACAGAGAAAGGATAGAGAATAATTTTGGAGCCATTAACTTTGGAGTCAATTTCTTTTTAAAGTAAAATATTTAAATATAGATCATAATAAACTCCAATTGAAGAATTGGAGTTTTTTTGTTAATATTTTTAAATTGTATGTATTTAATTCTCAGATATGCGAGTTTTCTCCAAAAAAGTCAATGTTGATGGGTGATTTTTATCATGTTAACAAATTTTAATATTACATTTTGACATTATACATTTGCACCCAGAAAGTATAAAATTATTCAAAATGAAAAAATTATTAATTGCTAGTGCTGTTGCACTTTTCGGTTTATCAAACGCTCAAATCGCTAAAGGAGCTACTTATTTATCTGGAACTGTTAGTTATTCTTCTACAGAAGATAACAATGAGGATACAAAAATCGAAGACTTCAGAATCGTACCTACTGTAGGTTATTTTGTTGCACCTAACTTAGCTATTGGAGCAGGACTTGGATATGCTTCAAGCAGCGAAAAAGTTACTTACAATGATGGTTTTGAAAAAGGTACTCTTTCTGCATTTGTAGTTGAGCCTTTTGTAAGAAAATACTGGACTTTAGGAGATAAATTATACATTTTCGGTCAGCTTTCAGTTCCTATGGAATTTGGTAATGCTAAATATGAAGAAACTGAAAATAACAACTCATTCTCTGAAAAAGTAAACTACAATTCATTCGGTGTTTCTGTAAAACCAGGTTTAGATTATTTCTTAAACAAAAACTGGACTATTGAAGCAACAATCGGAGAATTTGGTTACAACACCACAAAATGGGATGTTGAAGGTGCTCAGAACACCAATAATTTCAACTTCGGTTTGAACCTTGCTAATGTAGGTATCGGTGTAAAATATGTTTTCGCTAAGTAATTGGTAAAATATAAATTAATATAAATCCTGAGATTTT includes the following:
- a CDS encoding PhoH family protein — encoded protein: MFELTYDLEDIDSKNFYGVNNQYFNLIKSSFPTLKITGRDHHIFAMGNQEALDIFKQKLDDIVSFISKNNSIGLKDVENFLNLKDENEKHLVFDQDIIVKGVNGKIIKAKTTNLKRLVKETEKKDMVFAIGPAGTGKTYTSVALAARALRDKEVKRIVLTRPAVEAGESLGFLPGDLKEKLDPYLQPLYDALRDMIPHEKLEGFMEKKIIEVAPLAFMRGRTLDDAFVILDEAQNTTHAQMKMFLTRMGMNAKFIITGDPTQIDLPPKQHSGLKEAMRILKDVKEIGFVYLTEEDVVRHPVVKKIILAYNEEDKKTRE
- a CDS encoding outer membrane beta-barrel protein encodes the protein MKKLLIASAVALFGLSNAQIAKGATYLSGTVSYSSTEDNNEDTKIEDFRIVPTVGYFVAPNLAIGAGLGYASSSEKVTYNDGFEKGTLSAFVVEPFVRKYWTLGDKLYIFGQLSVPMEFGNAKYEETENNNSFSEKVNYNSFGVSVKPGLDYFLNKNWTIEATIGEFGYNTTKWDVEGAQNTNNFNFGLNLANVGIGVKYVFAK
- a CDS encoding SAM hydrolase/SAM-dependent halogenase family protein, which produces MSIITLTSDFGRLDYRVSAMKGKILSLNPQVNSIDISHDIQAYNLIQTSYIVRNAYPYFPKGTIHIVAVDSFFHKSRRNIVYKADGSYFLASDNGLLSLIFFDIKPEAIYEITLNNRFDDIVNFTSTDVFVPVAVHLANGGLPEVIGRKIEDVKQLLFPKPVYNEAEKMIIGEVMYIDNFGNIISNISREFFETLAKGFEKFTIKFRNLSLSKIYYSHTEVVADWDRETEYHGQSAAIFNDSQQLELTIYKGSKKNGAKTLFGLNVGENIYIEFF
- a CDS encoding porin family protein, with product MKKLLLVAAFAFLGNVAVKAQEVRFGAKAGYSMSTIKYESDLGSESSDPVHTFYVGGLVEYKLSDKFGIQGEVLYSPLGGKYVIKEEDEDDPDTFFNLKTKTTLGTLLIPVSAKYFITENLSVSAGASFGVILSAKQETVFDGGFNIPGVEIGTDNEMDIKDQTNTLNIAPFIGAEYMLENGLFFDARYNLGVSNLAKNPEFNETAKNSFLQVGVGFKFGGN